The Stenotrophomonas rhizophila genome has a window encoding:
- a CDS encoding MerC domain-containing protein: MPLFSRLRHLLDRFGATGSLLCAVHCAVLPVLLAAAPSLGLSVWLGDGVELALVSFVTLLGLFSLVWGYRRHGALRALGFLVPGLTALWAGLLYGPLHHSAVPHAVVMTLGGVLVGVAHLVNLRLNHGHVHDASCAH; encoded by the coding sequence ATGCCCCTGTTCTCCCGCCTCCGTCATCTGTTGGATCGCTTTGGTGCCACCGGCTCGTTGCTGTGTGCGGTGCACTGCGCCGTGCTGCCTGTTCTGCTGGCGGCCGCGCCCTCATTGGGGTTGTCGGTGTGGCTGGGCGACGGGGTGGAACTGGCGTTGGTCAGCTTCGTGACCCTGCTGGGGCTGTTCAGCCTGGTGTGGGGCTATCGCCGCCACGGGGCGCTGCGCGCGCTGGGCTTCCTGGTGCCGGGCCTGACCGCGCTGTGGGCGGGGTTGCTGTACGGGCCGCTGCACCATTCGGCGGTGCCGCATGCGGTGGTGATGACGCTGGGCGGGGTGCTGGTGGGTGTTGCGCACCTGGTCAACCTGCGCCTGAACCACGGGCACGTCCATGATGCGAGCTGTGCGCACTGA